GCAGACAATTCATGGTGCAGTTGGGAGCACCACCTCGGGTTGCAGTTCTCTAACCGTTGCCCTTAGAACACCCTGCAACTCGTGGCTTTGATCATTAATAAGCAGGGTGAATTAGGGTGAGCTTTTCCAGCGGTTAACTGATCTTTATTTGGGTTTCAGTGCACGTCTTGGCACACAAGCCAGTGCCTCTTTCTTTGGTATCTCCAGATGCTCATCAGACATGGCCTGAGGTTTGGGAACCGTGCCACTGCCGGGGCCCCGCCGAGCCTGCCGCACTGCTGCCCGGCTGCACAGAGGCTTTTCTCCATTGCCACAGCGTTTGACCCAGAACGAGGGGGTCTGCTGGGCAAGTTTTTGTCTCTTAGTGCCTGACTAACGCAGCTGGTCTTGTGTTCTCTCTAGCCCTTTTCTGAGGAAGGTCCCTCAgctctcccatgggagacagGTACAATTCAGACCGAGTGCCCGCATTTCAGATGGGCTCTTACCTCCAGGGCTCTCCTGGCAGGGGTAGAGACAGAACGTGCATGTTCTTCACGGTGAGACCTGGTGGTCTGACACCTGCTGAGGGACACCTTCTGCCAGGCGTCCttccaaggagggcagcaggggatgCAGAGCACGTGGCACCAGTGAAATTGGTGGTGATTTAGGACACTTGACCTATAGCCTAGAGCCCTTCTCTGCCCTCTGCAGTGTCCCTGGGAatgcttccttccccctgcccacaggcatTTCATGACACTAAAGAGCTGCTCCAGTACCTTGATGCTGACAGCGGTTGTTTggttgtcacgtcccactcagaaGAGAGAGGTGTGTGTGAGGGACTCAGATTCACAAATCCTCAGCAGCGCGGACtgaggtgagacaaatctcaaggtccctatacaaacatttattaggtcAGTAACCAGGTCTTAAGTAGGTCCACAACAGTTGCTTAGGTATgtaacaacttatggcaagcagtacggTATGCCTCGTGTTACGTCTCTGAAAGGAATaagaagctaaaaagaaagataaagaaagaagcaacggagtagagaaggagagatcgagagagagagataaagacaTCACCGGTCCTGGCTCCAGCGTTACTCCAGTCAGCGCGGGTCGCAGAAGTGTCTTGAGGGTCTCTTCAGGGAAAAGTCTGACCAGCCAaaactcttcttttctccagggaaattcttcccccttttatgtttgcccaCTCCTAGGGGCCGTTTTGTCTCAGGTTCCCTGCCCCCGCCCGCCAGGTGACGtgcagcatgatttgggtgggagaTGAGAGCTACAGTCATATAcgtttagcatgatctcgataatcttcattagcatatgcaggggtgtgaacTTTAATAATCATTTCACgcataatgaggcaaaggtcaacacTGGGCATAGTGTCTTTTGTGGAGAAACAGCTCATCCTTCACgggagagaaaacagggctgttgtgtttctttaaaactggtcGTCCAGGcgccagttttctttctcatgagtCGCACAAGAGATAAGCAGGTGTTGGCCTTATCAGTTCCATGacagaaggcctggtactgcgAGTGTTTGAGACATgaaaagtctcttcaggctgctttgtttaggagaaatgACTAGTCGTCCCTCATATGAATCCATGTTCACCACTCCCCATAACCTTCCATTCCTCTacgtgcttagagatgacatccagaatgagctgttccctcACATCCCTAGGCATGGAGCagggactgactggcctgtacttTCCCGGGCCttgtttcttgccctttttgaagactggcatgacattggctttcctccagtcctcaggcgcctctcctgctctccaggacctttcaaaggtgatggagagcggcttcgcaataacatctgccagttcccttcagcactcttgggtgcatcccattggggtcCATGGATTTGTGCGTGTCGAGTTTGCCAAAATGATCTCTAACGCGATCCTCCTCTACcgagggaaagtcttcctttgtccaggctctctctcttacctccagggtctgcgATTCCTTAgggccagccttagcagtaaagactgaaacaaaggcaGCCTTTAGTAACTCTGCCGTCTTccccagtgtcatggtttgggctggactggccactaaaccAAATGACAGATGTTCCCTTTtacctctctccctttcagaggagggagagcatctcccttcagaggagaggagagaaaatgagagagagagacttatgagttgaagaGAAACTAAACCAACATAATACTCTAATAATAAGAAAAGCTAATAATAATATTGTGACGGtgtgctcccctccccaggcacaaacctgacctttatctcctgtaaccctgcccaagtgGTGGTCACAGTGGGTACATGCAGTCATGATGGCTGCACCGGGTTGAACGTGGTTTTGGTGAGACAGacaacaacacaatagccaagggctactTGAGCAATACTGGCAcggtggtcaatatgcaaatatgagtATGGGTCATTCATCTTAGCCCCATAAGTAGGGAACAGCCCCCTTTGAGTGGggtgcacgccaggatctccccttgagcagggacgcccGCTCAAGAcgtgccacaacagatcctcagtaagtgactgatagcatgtaacctttgaaatcttagctaagtgatataaaggactgattgcgcattcataatcctttaggcataaaccatTGAGGAGTCTGGgactaagactggatccagccgcccctaggctcctctctgagaaggagtttagaaagcaagggggtcctctctgaacctcgtgactcaacgggagggtcttcctgacagctctgtcctctgtgcagtaaataaccaagtgttaTCTTAAAACGCTgtcacatttaccatcaaactgtTAAATCCCTGGTTTATGTCAATAAatgcattgctgcttctctctatgagtgaagtgcattgctccatCCGTGACAAATATTAAtcagaaaataatggaatatatacaatatatacaaaaccatgtcaagctcccaggatgacgatcgtgtcaccggcaggcactgggaaagccccagactggagtcagtgacggaagGGGACTGAACTCAGGggctggattcaggaatgcacagatcgggaacAAAGGCAGACCAACAGCCAGAGGAGTCCTCCTGGGACACTGGACATTGAAGAAGGAGCCTGACCCttggatccctcagcttttacactgagcgtggggcaggtgggatggaataccccgtgggtcagtttgggatcctgtcccctcctccccgtaggtgccgcccctctacgcttctccgcttacccccctccaacggggcaataacagagtgagctgagcttggctgtgacagcaataaggatgagcaggtgTGGATGCCGAAGAACCTGCAGACACGGCACCCGGAACGAGCCCTGGAGTTCTCGTGGCTCTCACTGGCGGCGAACCGCgggataagtaaacaagccctcgctgcacagcacctgggccatggtaaggggaagaaaaggagagagtgctgaCGGCCGGCCGCGTTGCTGAAGATGAATAGTTTGTCTTTGTTTACACCATGTGTGGTATGTGTGGTATGTGCTGGGTAATCACACGATAAGGATGTAGCAGTGGGAAATTGCTAGCTCTCTtgcagaaggtatttaaggaggctgttgcctaaaataaagcGATTTCGTTTGTACACCGAAACGGAGTCCGTGCCTAATGGCCACAAGCAGGAGCCCctctgcacaccattccttggtattaattataaacaaGCCCTTACCACTCTGGAAGCGGGCTATGGTCATAACATTATGCCATGAACTTCAGAGAGTCAGAAGAggtttaactgaaaagtaaagttactAAAAAGAAGGTCagttttgttttacctcaaaccaggacactgtctaCGTGAACTGACCTCCAGACGCTGTCTCACAGGCCTTCAAGGCACCTCTAggaacagctgatggcatttgtgctcactcaggttCATCCCACCACCCCCGCACGATGGGCATGCTTACGCCTCGTCTGTACGATGCAAACACGGAGTTCTGAGCCAGTCACTCCGCGTCCCTACATGGAAGGAGAAGCAACGTCTCCGAGCAAGGGTGAGCGGCCAGTGCTGGAAATGGTGGTGGTTCTTGGCTggtctgtgacgattgccctggggaAGCATCCCCAGGGTGTCCAGtgaacaaaggcacagaccagaccctgctctgctggaccttcctgtccctcccaggagcctggctgtgcaaggacactgctgtgtgctcccGCCCTGCACACTCACTCGCTTTCACTCttcactgatgttttttctcCTATGCAAATTACTGGCTGTGCGCTTGAGAGCCATTTTGGCAAGAGACCTGAGCCTTCAGGCACCGCCCTGAGGAGATCCCCTGGTATGATGGAAATGCTCttttggaggccagctctgtcacagaagcgctcattccctgtccctgcctgcagctacaGGACCACCACACCGCAAAACTGCCGCCAAGCTTcaagagcactcaggccttataCCAAGAGACGAGCTAAGAAGGGGAGCGCTGAAGTGGAAagtgagcagctctgggaagaccaaGCGCTGGTGCTCCTTGTCAGTGCTCCGGTGCCAGGActcttttcccctccacctctgcacacaggatCTACCCCTGCAGCTCAAGAGAAGGTCTCAAAGGAAGGATCAAACAATACATTGAAggtcctttattttcttaaaacacagagaGAGCATCTCTCCTCCTAGACACAGCCTGTGGGTCACACCACACAGAAGGTGAATAGATACATAATTGGAAATGGCataaaataatgacttttttttgtggacaatattataataaaaaataaaaaaaaaaaaaaaacaaccaaaaaaccccccagaaactcacaaccaaaaccaacctgcaatgagttccattaggagtgatttgcagaagaaaacaagcagctcAATGCTTCTGAAACCATCCAGATATCAGTTTCCACACTGCATCCTTGAGGTCCttattcctcatgctgtagatgagggggttcactactggaggcaccaccgagtacagcacagccaccaccagatccagagatggtgaggagatggaggggggcttgaggtaggcaaacactgcagtgctgacaaacagggagaccacggccaggtgagggaggcacgtggaaaaggctttgtgccgtccctgctcagaggggatcctcagcacggccctgaagatctgcacgtaggacagcacgatgaaaacaaaacaaccaaagcctaaacaggcactgaccacaagaagcccaacttccctgaggtaggagtgtgagcaggagagcttgaggatctgggggatttcacagaagaactggtccagggcattgccctggcagaggggcagggaaaatgtattggccgtgtgcaggagagcattgagaaacccactgccccaggcagctgctgccatgtggacacaagctctgctgcccaggagggtcccgtagtgcagggatttgcagatggcaacgtagcggtcgtaggccataatggtgagaagacaatactctgctaccatcagaaaaggcaagagaaaaacctgtgcagcacatcctgcataggagatggccctggtgtccgagagagaattggccatggctttgggtacagtggtggagatggagcccaggtcgaggagggcgaggttgaagaggaagaagtacatgggggtgtggaggcggtggtcacaggcaatggtggtgatgatgaggccgttgcccaggagggcagccaggtagatgcccaggaagagcctgaagtgcaagagctgcaactcccatgtgtctgcaaatgccaggaggaggaactgggtgatggagctgctgttggacatttggtgcctctgggcatggctgaccattgaaagaggagaagacattgACAAGTTACAGCTGACTTCTTGAGTCAATCCTAAGCTagttcccccaacaccccctcagAATTACTTCTCTTTGAGGGAGCTCCACTCATCTTTTTTGTGAGCTCAGGTTTTTGCTGCTGAGTGAGGGCACTTGCTCTGAAGGGGCAGAAATCCTCATCTTTCCCATTGCTCTCAGCCTGACCACTGGTGAGCCCTGAGCGACAAATGGGCTCCCTGTGCCCtaatgcagagtcaggagagccgGTCTGCCCATgagtgacctgctggtcaccacaCAGGTGCCCTCTGCTTACACGTCTCTCTGTTAGAGGATGTTCTCACTAGAaaccttcttgaagaagaaacgggagttttctgagctcagaagagtccagtttcaaagtccatttctccaaactcttccctctctccctgtgcagctgagcagagagtgaTGCAGAGGGGTGGCCTGGCTCTCTGCTTCCTGgagttgtccctgctgggagctgtttctctgtctccaagtctcctccctgccagtgctcacagaccccatcccacccgctctgtgctcagctctgccctgcaggcacctcCTGGCAGAAGGGCACTGCTCAGAGGCACCTCCCTGTCAGCAGGTCCTAAGGAGTAGTTCAGATAAGCACTGATGCCGCAAGCAAAGGTGATGCCGGTGCTGTCTGTAGGTAGAGGAGTGGGGGAAGGCACTTACGAGGCttttggcagatctgctgatccctcagtgcaaCAGGTCAGGAGGCTCAGTCTTAACCTTTAgagcccctttctcctttcccttagaAGCAAGCTGAGATCACAAATCCTGGAAAGCTCTTCAGCTCTAGGATAGGCACTGCCTTGACCATTGCtcttgaaatgctgcctctgccaatgTCCTGGTGTGATGtggagctgtgagctgccctggcccatgcagcaccttctcacaaaagaaggaccctgccctggcagaggtcactcctcttacccacagcttctccccgcagtgccatgaggagctccccgggcaggctgagagctgaccctggcaggcggcagagtccctgccccggcaaacagatccctgcagcacagggaccctgctctgagggacaaccgtggccacccctggctgcac
This window of the Rissa tridactyla isolate bRisTri1 unplaced genomic scaffold, bRisTri1.patW.cur.20221130 scaffold_29, whole genome shotgun sequence genome carries:
- the LOC128903307 gene encoding olfactory receptor 14C36-like; translation: MSNSSSITQFLLLAFADTWELQLLHFRLFLGIYLAALLGNGLIITTIACDHRLHTPMYFFLFNLALLDLGSISTTVPKAMANSLSDTRAISYAGCAAQVFLLPFLMVAEYCLLTIMAYDRYVAICKSLHYGTLLGSRACVHMAAAAWGSGFLNALLHTANTFSLPLCQGNALDQFFCEIPQILKLSCSHSYLREVGLLVVSACLGFGCFVFIVLSYVQIFRAVLRIPSEQGRHKAFSTCLPHLAVVSLFVSTAVFAYLKPPSISSPSLDLVVAVLYSVVPPVVNPLIYSMRNKDLKDAVWKLISGWFQKH